A window of Candidatus Zixiibacteriota bacterium contains these coding sequences:
- a CDS encoding hemolysin family protein has product MDNAPLIQIVAILLLICANGFFAMSEFSIIASRRSRLRQQAEDGRPGAEAAEKLNRKPDEFLATIQIGITLVGTLAGVTGGATIVEWLRKILTVSSIPAVAGAAKSLSVVIVTILITVSTVTLGELVPKYIALSNPERYARWIARPITIFTQISLIFARLLSAVSNFILKILGVKHNPARSAVSEDEINLMIFEGREKGVFDETEERLIKSVFDFADSPVSRAMTPRTDVVGIDIALEPAQMLRKVVENGYSRYPVYQDTIDNVVGILYAKDLLEQELNTSAIVMADLIRKPTFVPESMPLSALLSKFRRHKGRVAIVLDEFGGTAGIVCLQDIIEELVGEIQDEDDKDPPELVKHSDNVAYADGSVWPGAINELMHCRLPEADHDTLAGLIIETMGRLPEKGDSIVIADMNITVLVLEHRRVARLKLERINKSNDNGANGKGNGRS; this is encoded by the coding sequence ATGGACAACGCTCCCTTGATTCAGATCGTAGCGATCCTGTTGTTGATCTGCGCCAACGGCTTCTTTGCCATGTCGGAGTTTTCCATCATTGCCAGTCGGCGCTCGCGGCTTCGGCAACAGGCGGAAGACGGCCGTCCCGGGGCCGAAGCGGCCGAGAAACTCAACCGCAAACCGGATGAATTCCTGGCCACGATTCAAATAGGCATTACTCTGGTCGGAACGCTGGCCGGTGTAACGGGCGGCGCTACAATCGTGGAATGGCTCCGGAAAATACTCACCGTCAGTTCGATCCCGGCCGTAGCAGGTGCGGCCAAATCGCTTTCGGTGGTGATCGTAACAATCCTGATAACGGTCTCGACCGTGACACTCGGGGAACTGGTGCCGAAATATATCGCACTTTCCAATCCCGAGCGTTATGCCCGCTGGATCGCCCGACCGATCACGATTTTTACCCAGATCAGCCTGATTTTTGCCCGACTGCTCAGCGCCGTATCCAATTTCATTCTCAAGATTCTCGGGGTGAAACACAATCCGGCACGCTCTGCGGTATCCGAAGACGAAATCAACCTGATGATCTTCGAAGGACGCGAAAAGGGTGTGTTCGATGAGACCGAGGAACGACTGATAAAATCGGTGTTCGATTTCGCCGACTCACCGGTCAGCCGCGCCATGACCCCCCGTACCGATGTGGTCGGGATCGACATCGCCCTCGAACCGGCCCAGATGTTGCGGAAAGTGGTCGAAAACGGCTATAGCCGCTATCCGGTTTATCAGGACACGATCGACAACGTTGTCGGTATTTTGTATGCCAAAGACCTGCTGGAGCAGGAGCTCAACACATCGGCTATCGTAATGGCCGATCTGATCCGCAAGCCAACCTTCGTGCCGGAATCGATGCCTCTTTCGGCGCTGCTGTCCAAATTCCGAAGACATAAAGGGCGAGTCGCGATCGTCCTGGATGAATTCGGAGGCACGGCCGGAATAGTCTGCCTGCAGGATATTATCGAGGAACTGGTGGGTGAAATACAGGACGAGGACGACAAAGACCCGCCCGAGTTGGTCAAACATTCCGACAACGTTGCCTATGCCGACGGCTCGGTCTGGCCGGGAGCAATCAATGAGTTAATGCACTGCCGTCTGCCCGAGGCGGACCATGATACTTTAGCGGGACTGATTATCGAGACTATGGGACGTCTGCCGGAGAAAGGGGACTCGATAGTTATCGCCGACATGAACATCACCGTGCTGGTATTGGAGCATCGCCGGGTGGCGCGACTCAAACTGGAACGAATCAACAAAAGCAACGACAACGGCGCCAACGGGAAAGGCAACGGCCGTTCATGA
- a CDS encoding VTT domain-containing protein: MRSFFNAPMRWLRSLYDWVLSWGKSRYGLPALFLLSLAEASFFPVPPDALLIALCMGSHTRWKRFALVCSIGSIIGGVIGYLIGLLAFDLIGEWMLNITASISGTDPQQLLDTARYWFNEKQVMGMHVGAWAVGIAGFTPIPYKVFTIAAGFFEMAFIPFLVASAISRSLRFFVVGGIIGLLYKRYGDRIQDFIDKYFNLLALAFVVLLVLGFVAIGSMGGE; this comes from the coding sequence ATGAGAAGTTTTTTCAACGCCCCGATGCGCTGGTTACGCAGTCTTTACGACTGGGTGCTGAGCTGGGGTAAGAGTCGCTACGGCCTTCCGGCGCTGTTTCTTTTATCGTTAGCGGAGGCATCCTTCTTCCCCGTTCCGCCCGATGCCCTGCTGATCGCTCTCTGCATGGGGTCTCATACCCGCTGGAAACGATTCGCGCTGGTTTGTTCTATCGGCTCGATTATCGGCGGCGTGATCGGGTATTTGATTGGATTACTGGCGTTCGATTTGATCGGTGAATGGATGCTTAATATCACCGCCTCCATCTCCGGCACCGATCCGCAGCAGTTGCTCGACACCGCTCGTTACTGGTTTAACGAAAAACAGGTGATGGGCATGCACGTAGGCGCCTGGGCGGTTGGGATTGCGGGCTTTACACCGATCCCCTACAAAGTATTTACGATCGCAGCCGGTTTCTTCGAAATGGCTTTTATCCCGTTCCTGGTCGCCTCGGCCATTAGTCGCTCGCTCAGATTCTTCGTGGTGGGGGGGATTATCGGGTTGCTTTACAAACGCTACGGCGACCGGATTCAGGATTTTATCGACAAGTATTTCAACCTCTTGGCGCTGGCTTTCGTGGTTTTACTGGTGCTGGGATTTGTCGCAATAGGTTCGATGGGTGGGGAGTAA
- a CDS encoding sulfatase-like hydrolase/transferase: MLSQRVIHPFLFGLWPILFLTAQNMGEMALSRTLSPLLGVTGVILIMTVVFRALRIEPHRLGMGLSALVLAFFSFGYLVCLLPERFWFLSAPVLAGGLLSAGLGLLWLYLWRSRRSFVPVTGALNLAAVVLVVWQVAAIGWSMLSRSEVTLLTSPIAATSQNHERPDIYYIIPDGYGRSDILSDIYDYDNTDFIAFLRSQGFYVADSACSNYCQTLLSMTSSLNLDYLQSLFNLWRLERDRTELLERFPKNRLFEFLREQGYEIWSFQTGTEYTDLPSADRFLHPNQSVNEFENLLLSTTPLPYLFPNRYSQYDLHRRRIEFTLKSLADCRPGPRPKLVFAHFIAPHPPFVYDRTGKKIEPERPFNLADCSAFELFGGAGEEYVVGYRDQIEYITGCLQTTIASLLANYGERPPVVLVQGDHGPGSRTQFNLSKLTDLNERLSILNALLIPGVDSAVLRPSLSPVNSFRLVCNCYFGTDYPLLPDSVFWSPFSYPYDFENVTDKVR, from the coding sequence GTGCTGTCGCAGCGGGTGATTCATCCCTTTCTCTTCGGTCTCTGGCCGATTCTCTTTTTGACCGCGCAGAATATGGGGGAGATGGCTCTCTCGCGCACCCTGTCGCCGCTTTTGGGAGTTACGGGTGTGATACTGATAATGACAGTCGTCTTTCGTGCGCTCCGAATCGAACCGCACCGGCTCGGTATGGGGTTGTCGGCGCTGGTCCTGGCGTTTTTCAGCTTCGGATATCTGGTCTGCCTGTTGCCCGAGCGCTTTTGGTTTCTGTCGGCTCCCGTTTTGGCCGGAGGGCTGTTATCCGCAGGGCTGGGCTTGTTATGGCTCTATCTGTGGCGTTCTCGCCGTTCGTTCGTACCGGTCACCGGAGCGCTCAATTTAGCCGCGGTGGTTCTGGTCGTCTGGCAGGTGGCAGCTATTGGTTGGTCAATGTTGTCGCGCTCTGAAGTAACTCTACTGACATCCCCCATAGCCGCGACCTCACAGAACCATGAGCGTCCCGATATCTACTACATCATTCCCGATGGCTACGGCCGGTCCGATATCCTGTCCGATATTTATGATTACGACAACACGGATTTTATCGCATTTTTGCGGAGTCAGGGCTTTTATGTGGCCGATTCCGCCTGCTCCAACTACTGCCAGACGCTGCTTTCCATGACTTCGTCGTTGAACCTGGACTATTTGCAAAGCCTTTTTAACCTGTGGCGGCTTGAGCGTGATCGCACCGAGTTGCTCGAGCGTTTTCCTAAAAACCGTCTGTTCGAATTCCTGCGGGAGCAGGGGTACGAAATTTGGTCGTTCCAGACCGGCACGGAGTACACCGATCTGCCTTCGGCCGACCGCTTTCTGCATCCGAACCAATCGGTTAACGAGTTCGAGAATTTGCTCTTGTCTACGACGCCGCTGCCGTATCTTTTCCCGAACCGCTACTCGCAGTACGACCTGCATCGCCGACGGATAGAATTCACCCTGAAGAGCCTCGCCGACTGTCGTCCCGGCCCGCGTCCCAAATTGGTGTTTGCTCACTTCATTGCCCCGCATCCCCCGTTCGTTTACGACCGGACGGGGAAGAAGATTGAGCCGGAGCGTCCCTTCAACCTGGCCGACTGCTCCGCGTTCGAACTTTTTGGCGGGGCGGGCGAGGAATACGTGGTTGGCTATCGCGACCAGATCGAATACATCACCGGGTGCTTGCAGACGACCATCGCCTCGCTCCTGGCGAATTACGGCGAACGGCCGCCGGTGGTGCTGGTGCAGGGGGACCACGGACCCGGCAGCCGCACCCAGTTTAATCTGTCGAAGCTGACCGATTTGAACGAGCGGCTGTCGATTCTGAACGCGTTGTTGATCCCCGGCGTCGACTCGGCGGTTTTGCGTCCCTCTTTGTCGCCGGTCAACTCGTTCCGCCTGGTCTGTAATTGCTACTTTGGGACCGACTATCCGCTGTTGCCGGATTCGGTCTTCTGGTCCCCGTTCAGTTATCCGTATGATTTCGAAAACGTGACGGACAAGGTGAGATAG
- a CDS encoding class I SAM-dependent methyltransferase yields MPEPQRTVRTPTGPDPAEPSSFRDPAGQVFRRQGRILRRINRSYRSHYDLLMESGLYQSLISDNRLVEHKSVEIDEILPEQVYRVIEPEPVPFISYPYEWSFSQLKDAALLTLNIQRTALQFGMSLKDASAFNVQFINGVPVLIDTLSFECYEEKEPWVAYSQFCRHFLAPLALMSFLDPRLITLLRSNIDGLPLDLAVSMLPLRARMKPSLLTHLVLHSRSQQRYTGRDLTGKSVKFSRNAMLGLIDSLESAVTGLVPGQTRGVWTDYYAVDGYAAEATAHKKQLVRQVLDQVKPHSVWDLGANDGRYSALAAEQGIQTIAFDLDPQAVDKAYRQCHTNGCRTLLPLVLDLTNPSPGLGWDNRERQSLRERGPADLIMALALVHHLAIGNNLPLDWIAESFSRLGHWLLIEFVPKSDPQVQRLLTSRVDIFTDYNRTGFEKAFAHYYLIRESNRICNTQRIMYLLERR; encoded by the coding sequence ATGCCCGAACCGCAGCGCACCGTACGGACACCGACCGGACCTGATCCGGCTGAGCCTTCATCGTTCCGTGATCCTGCCGGTCAGGTATTCCGTCGGCAAGGCCGGATTCTTCGTCGTATCAACCGGAGTTATCGCTCGCATTATGACCTGTTGATGGAGTCCGGGCTGTATCAATCCCTGATCTCGGATAACCGGCTTGTTGAGCATAAGTCAGTCGAGATTGATGAAATACTGCCCGAACAGGTCTATCGCGTTATCGAACCCGAGCCGGTTCCGTTCATTTCTTATCCCTACGAGTGGAGTTTCAGTCAGCTCAAAGATGCCGCTTTGCTGACGCTCAACATCCAGCGAACAGCACTCCAATTCGGTATGTCGCTTAAGGATGCCTCCGCCTTCAACGTCCAGTTTATCAACGGTGTTCCGGTGTTGATCGACACCCTGTCTTTCGAATGCTATGAAGAAAAAGAACCCTGGGTAGCTTACAGCCAGTTCTGTCGTCATTTTCTCGCGCCGCTGGCGCTAATGAGCTTTCTTGATCCTCGTCTCATTACCCTGCTGCGGAGTAATATCGACGGCCTCCCGCTCGATTTGGCCGTGTCGATGTTGCCGTTGCGAGCGCGAATGAAGCCCTCACTTTTAACTCACCTCGTGCTGCACAGCCGTTCACAACAGCGCTACACCGGGAGGGACCTTACGGGAAAAAGCGTCAAATTCAGCCGAAATGCCATGCTGGGTTTGATAGACTCCCTCGAATCCGCGGTCACTGGGCTTGTGCCCGGTCAGACGCGCGGTGTATGGACCGATTATTACGCTGTCGATGGTTACGCCGCGGAGGCAACGGCCCATAAAAAGCAACTGGTTCGACAGGTGCTCGATCAGGTTAAGCCGCACTCCGTCTGGGATCTGGGGGCCAACGACGGTCGTTATTCCGCTCTCGCGGCTGAACAGGGGATTCAAACGATAGCTTTCGATCTCGATCCTCAGGCGGTCGACAAAGCGTATCGCCAATGCCACACTAACGGCTGTCGTACCTTGCTGCCGCTGGTGCTCGATTTGACCAATCCCAGTCCCGGTCTCGGCTGGGACAATCGTGAACGTCAGTCGCTTCGTGAACGCGGCCCCGCCGACCTGATTATGGCTCTGGCCCTGGTGCATCATCTGGCTATCGGCAACAACCTGCCGCTGGATTGGATCGCCGAGTCTTTTTCCCGGCTCGGACATTGGCTGCTGATCGAGTTCGTTCCTAAATCGGATCCACAGGTGCAAAGATTGCTGACTTCACGCGTGGACATCTTTACCGATTACAACCGGACCGGATTCGAGAAAGCGTTCGCACACTATTATCTGATTCGTGAATCGAACCGTATTTGCAACACCCAACGCATCATGTACTTGTTGGAACGGAGGTAA
- the pruA gene encoding L-glutamate gamma-semialdehyde dehydrogenase: MSNFRVPIPQNEPVLSYIPGSPEHTALQQALKTLKENPIDIPMVIGGKEVTTGTRIDITAPHNHSLKLGSYYQGSADEVKQAVDSAVEAQKAWEQVPWQHRAAIFLKAADLLTGPYRYIVNAATMLAHSKNAFQAEIDAICELADFWRFNAFYMQQIYEVQPESVRGIWDRMDHRPLEGFVFAVTPFNFVSINGNLPTAPAMLGNVAVWKPASTACYTSHFVMKILCEAGLPAGVINMIFARGSAIGDTVLKNKHLAGIHFTGSTAVFQNMWKVVGENIANYRAYPRIVGETGGKDFIFAHSSAVPDEVATAITRGSFEFQGQKCSAASRCYIPKSIWPQVKTTLLKQVGELKMGDPEDNSNFVNAVIDEAAFDSISAYIDHAKQADSDEIIAGGNYDKSKGYFIEPTVILTTDPHSKTMEEEIFGPVVTIYVYEDDEFAKTLHLCDQTSPYALTGAVFAIDRKAVELAERTLRHAAGNFYINDKPTGAVVGQQPFGGGRASGTNDKAGGIQNMLRWASPRSIKETFVPPRDYRYPFLG; encoded by the coding sequence ATGAGTAATTTCCGCGTACCGATTCCCCAAAATGAGCCGGTATTAAGCTATATCCCCGGCTCACCGGAGCATACTGCTCTGCAGCAGGCGCTCAAAACGCTGAAAGAAAACCCGATCGATATCCCGATGGTTATCGGGGGCAAAGAAGTCACGACCGGAACCAGGATCGATATCACCGCCCCGCACAATCATTCCCTGAAGCTCGGTTCATACTACCAGGGCTCCGCGGATGAAGTGAAGCAGGCCGTGGACTCGGCCGTCGAAGCCCAGAAAGCTTGGGAACAGGTTCCCTGGCAACATCGCGCCGCGATCTTTCTCAAAGCAGCCGATCTGCTGACCGGTCCGTACCGGTACATCGTTAACGCCGCGACTATGCTGGCGCATTCGAAAAACGCCTTCCAGGCTGAAATCGACGCGATCTGCGAACTGGCCGACTTCTGGCGCTTCAACGCCTTCTACATGCAGCAGATTTACGAGGTGCAGCCGGAATCGGTCCGAGGTATCTGGGACCGGATGGACCATCGGCCGCTGGAAGGTTTCGTCTTTGCCGTGACACCGTTTAACTTCGTCTCGATCAACGGCAATCTGCCCACCGCACCGGCCATGCTCGGCAACGTGGCAGTCTGGAAACCGGCCTCGACTGCCTGTTACACCTCACATTTCGTGATGAAGATTCTCTGCGAAGCGGGTCTTCCGGCCGGCGTGATCAACATGATATTCGCGCGTGGTTCGGCTATCGGCGACACCGTGCTCAAGAACAAGCATCTGGCCGGAATTCATTTCACCGGCTCGACGGCGGTGTTCCAGAACATGTGGAAAGTGGTCGGTGAGAATATCGCCAACTATCGGGCCTATCCGCGTATCGTCGGTGAGACCGGCGGCAAGGATTTCATTTTCGCGCACAGCTCGGCCGTGCCGGACGAGGTAGCCACGGCGATCACACGCGGTTCGTTCGAGTTCCAGGGACAGAAATGCTCGGCGGCCTCACGTTGTTATATTCCCAAGTCGATCTGGCCTCAGGTCAAGACTACGCTGTTGAAGCAGGTCGGTGAGTTGAAAATGGGTGACCCCGAGGATAATAGCAACTTCGTCAACGCCGTGATCGACGAGGCGGCTTTCGATTCTATCTCCGCTTACATTGACCATGCCAAACAGGCCGACAGCGATGAGATAATCGCCGGCGGTAATTACGACAAGTCAAAGGGTTATTTCATCGAGCCGACCGTGATCCTCACGACCGATCCCCACTCCAAGACCATGGAGGAGGAGATATTCGGCCCGGTGGTAACGATTTACGTTTATGAGGATGATGAATTCGCCAAGACGCTGCATCTGTGCGATCAAACCTCGCCTTATGCTTTGACCGGGGCGGTGTTCGCGATAGATCGCAAAGCGGTCGAGCTGGCGGAGCGGACTCTTCGCCATGCCGCGGGTAATTTCTACATCAACGACAAACCGACCGGCGCGGTAGTCGGCCAACAGCCGTTCGGCGGCGGTCGCGCCTCCGGCACCAACGATAAAGCCGGCGGCATTCAGAACATGCTGCGCTGGGCCTCACCGAGGTCGATCAAAGAAACGTTCGTCCCGCCTCGGGACTATCGCTATCCGTTCCTAGGTTAG
- a CDS encoding glucose-6-phosphate isomerase, whose amino-acid sequence MTGKNYDSAEFQNDNRLKLDLTYIVNALENEPFISCDELDRLAPRVIEQHRKLNDAEGDCLDKDTPMLGWLSLPEELTDGHLDAVQEAADELAGKVDVFLSLGIGGSYLGIEATIKALGHTYANQLPRSKRNNRPEIYFLGQNVDPDMFVDTLNLIEGKRIGVNVISKSGTTTETAIAFRIVRKLLEESLGDRASEFIIATTDRVKGALRKLSEQKGYRTFVVPDNVGGRFSVLTDVGLLGLAVAGVDIREFVAGFRAMKQRTDTDEFWANPAMLHAAVRHLSFEKGKRIEVVATNSTALYQLTRWMEQLFPESEGHRGYGLWVSPSMYSEKLHANGQMVQQGPRLMIETFLRLRDPEQQEAIPSDPEDADGLEYLCRAGLDMNAVNQLVIDGPAYAHFLGGVPNMTIEIPRRNAFNFGQFYFLMERSVALSGYLAGHNPFIQPGVEDYKRAMFALAGKPGFEQQGEKVREAIANMDHVIVD is encoded by the coding sequence ATGACCGGAAAAAATTATGACTCGGCCGAGTTTCAAAACGACAACCGCCTGAAGCTCGATCTGACCTATATCGTCAACGCCCTGGAGAACGAGCCGTTCATCTCGTGCGATGAACTCGACCGTCTCGCACCGCGAGTTATCGAGCAACATCGCAAACTCAACGATGCCGAGGGGGATTGTCTGGATAAAGACACCCCGATGCTCGGCTGGCTGTCTCTTCCCGAAGAACTCACCGACGGTCATCTTGACGCCGTGCAAGAGGCGGCCGATGAACTGGCCGGTAAGGTCGATGTTTTCCTGTCGCTCGGTATCGGTGGCTCTTACCTGGGGATCGAGGCCACGATCAAAGCTCTCGGTCATACTTATGCCAACCAACTGCCTCGCTCGAAACGAAACAACCGACCGGAGATATATTTCCTCGGGCAGAATGTCGATCCCGACATGTTCGTTGACACTCTCAACTTAATCGAGGGCAAACGGATCGGCGTAAACGTCATCTCCAAATCGGGCACCACCACCGAGACCGCTATCGCTTTTAGGATTGTTCGTAAGCTGTTGGAAGAATCACTCGGCGATCGCGCCTCCGAATTCATTATCGCCACCACCGATCGCGTCAAAGGTGCGCTGCGGAAGCTGAGCGAACAAAAAGGCTATCGGACTTTCGTTGTCCCGGACAATGTCGGCGGCCGTTTTTCGGTGCTGACCGATGTCGGTCTGCTCGGCCTGGCGGTTGCCGGAGTCGATATCCGGGAGTTCGTGGCCGGTTTCCGGGCTATGAAACAACGCACCGACACCGATGAATTCTGGGCTAATCCGGCCATGCTCCATGCCGCCGTGCGGCATCTGTCTTTCGAGAAGGGAAAGCGGATCGAGGTAGTGGCCACGAACTCGACCGCTCTTTATCAGCTCACACGCTGGATGGAACAACTTTTCCCTGAAAGCGAGGGGCATCGGGGGTACGGTCTGTGGGTTTCGCCGTCGATGTACTCCGAGAAACTTCACGCCAACGGCCAGATGGTTCAACAGGGACCGCGCCTCATGATCGAAACGTTCCTCCGTCTTCGCGATCCCGAACAACAAGAAGCTATTCCATCCGATCCCGAGGATGCCGACGGCCTCGAATATCTCTGCCGGGCCGGTCTCGATATGAATGCCGTCAACCAACTTGTGATCGACGGCCCCGCTTACGCTCATTTCCTCGGTGGGGTGCCGAACATGACCATCGAGATCCCGCGCCGCAACGCTTTCAATTTCGGGCAGTTCTATTTCCTGATGGAACGGTCGGTGGCTTTGTCCGGATATCTGGCCGGGCATAATCCGTTCATCCAGCCGGGAGTCGAGGATTATAAACGCGCCATGTTCGCCCTGGCCGGAAAACCGGGGTTCGAACAACAGGGAGAGAAGGTCCGCGAGGCGATTGCCAACATGGATCATGTTATCGTCGATTGA
- a CDS encoding transglutaminase-like domain-containing protein: MRSTGLIFVVAAIVLLGSVAFSDSLEEALEKAGDNRAELEQVLDHYRSLGDSLKLEAAEFLISNMDGHCYVTYYLHDTSGTEVDLDPLTFPTYDSLEAYCNTIESKRGELDYARKEKFDDLEQIKADFLIEHIDLAFKAWRNRPWASTYSWEIFRDFVLPYRGSNEPLESWRPPFMKMFDTLASAMQDSTDPVEAAALINNDIRSWFKFDPRYYFHPTDQGLSEMMESKLGRCEDMTNLTIFALRANGIPVTSDYTPHWATTGNNHAWNAIVLPSGEVVPFMGAEANPGEYNLAHKLAKAYRKMYAAQPEDLVFVDQPQEELPRWLAGKNYKDVTADYVEARQVIVSFPEPVPDSVGIAYLCVFNSGSWRPIDWARIERLTDATVAVFKDVGPDVILLPVLYLNEEVVPAGPPLVPHSAGIDMFIADTDSLTTVTLKNITERSWVASTRGAEEKPLEDSVEYELFYWQDDWQPLGTQTAYEGRVQFDNVPEGALLWLRKKESDKSERIFTIDRTTGRQVWW, translated from the coding sequence ATGCGTTCAACAGGACTTATATTTGTCGTTGCGGCAATTGTGCTGCTTGGCTCGGTCGCGTTCAGCGACAGTCTCGAGGAAGCTCTCGAAAAGGCTGGTGATAATCGCGCCGAACTGGAACAGGTGCTGGATCATTACCGTTCACTCGGTGACTCACTCAAACTCGAAGCAGCTGAGTTTCTCATTTCCAATATGGATGGCCATTGCTATGTCACTTACTACCTCCATGATACCTCCGGAACCGAGGTCGATCTCGATCCGCTGACTTTTCCGACCTACGACAGTCTCGAAGCCTATTGCAATACGATCGAATCCAAACGCGGCGAACTGGACTATGCCCGCAAAGAAAAATTCGACGACCTGGAGCAAATCAAGGCGGATTTTCTGATCGAGCATATCGACCTGGCCTTCAAAGCCTGGCGCAACCGACCCTGGGCAAGCACTTATTCCTGGGAGATATTTCGTGATTTCGTGCTGCCTTATCGCGGCAGTAACGAACCGCTCGAATCATGGCGGCCGCCGTTCATGAAAATGTTCGATACTCTTGCCTCGGCCATGCAGGATTCAACCGATCCGGTCGAGGCGGCCGCGCTCATTAACAACGATATTCGTTCCTGGTTCAAGTTCGACCCGCGTTACTATTTTCACCCGACCGATCAGGGTTTGTCGGAGATGATGGAGAGCAAGTTAGGCCGCTGTGAGGATATGACCAATTTGACTATTTTCGCTCTACGTGCCAACGGCATCCCGGTCACCTCCGATTACACCCCGCATTGGGCCACCACCGGCAACAACCATGCCTGGAATGCCATTGTGCTGCCGAGCGGTGAGGTGGTTCCGTTCATGGGAGCCGAGGCCAACCCCGGCGAGTATAACCTTGCCCATAAACTGGCCAAGGCATACCGAAAAATGTACGCCGCGCAGCCGGAGGATCTGGTATTCGTTGACCAGCCACAAGAAGAACTCCCGCGTTGGCTGGCCGGCAAAAACTATAAAGATGTCACGGCGGATTACGTTGAGGCACGCCAGGTAATCGTATCGTTTCCCGAGCCGGTTCCGGACTCGGTCGGTATTGCCTACCTTTGTGTTTTTAACTCAGGTTCCTGGCGGCCGATCGACTGGGCCCGGATTGAACGTCTGACTGACGCCACGGTTGCCGTATTCAAGGATGTCGGCCCCGATGTTATCCTGCTCCCGGTGCTCTATCTCAACGAGGAAGTTGTACCCGCCGGTCCGCCGCTGGTGCCGCATTCGGCCGGTATCGATATGTTCATTGCCGATACCGATTCGCTGACGACCGTGACGCTCAAAAATATCACCGAACGGAGCTGGGTGGCCTCAACGCGCGGCGCCGAAGAGAAACCGCTCGAGGACTCGGTCGAATACGAGTTGTTCTATTGGCAGGATGACTGGCAGCCGTTGGGAACTCAGACCGCTTATGAGGGCCGGGTGCAGTTCGACAATGTTCCGGAGGGGGCATTGCTCTGGCTCAGAAAAAAGGAATCCGACAAGTCGGAACGGATATTCACTATTGACCGTACTACCGGCCGCCAGGTGTGGTGGTAG